TTTctgcatctggcttgaatttctagcagttaccTGTCCATGTActtctgcaaccacttttgaaagatcttagcaaaattttacttgcgtgtgatattaatgatatcgtttgataatttttgctttctgttgtaTCACGTTTCTTTGAagtgggtgcaaatatggatctcttccagttggttgaccaggtagctgtcttccaaatttcttgacataaaccAGTGAGCACCGCTGGCactgtgtccatttgttgaaacatctcaattggtattctgtcaattcctggagctttgtttttcaccagtgtcttcagtgtagcttggacttcttccttcagtaccagcagttcttgatcatatgctgcctcctgaagtggttgaacatcgactgattctttttggtacagtgactgtatgtgttccttccatcttcttttgatgcttcctgcatcatttaatatattccctgtagaatccttcagtattgcaactcaaggcttaatttttttcttaattctttcagcttgagaaatgccgagcgtgttcttcccttttggttttctaattccaggtctttgcatatgtcattgtaatactttactttgtcttctcgagctgccctttaaaatcgtCTGTTTACctcttgtacttcatcatttcttccatttgctttagctacccaatgtcgagagcaagtttcagagtctcttctgacatccattttggtcttttatttctttcctgtcttttcaatgacctcttgctttcttaatgtacgatgtccttgatgtcatccagtaactcatctggtctttggtcactagtgttcaatgtgtcaaatctgttcttgagatggcctccaaattcacgtgagatacactcaaggttgtgcttcgctcttgtggacttgttttaattttcttcagcttcaacttgaatttgcatatgagcaattgatgatgtgttccacagttggccagcccctggtcttgttctgactgataatattgagctttacAGGTGAAAACctaaaattgtttattttgaagtagtttcatttgtttttcatgTAAATTCAGAGACATGGGTAGAGTAGAAAGTAGGAAGAGAGAAACCTGGGTGTTCTGACCTAGTTTATCTGATCTCGGTTggattgttaagtgaaaaaaattgCTGCTTATCCAAATGAATtcaaaagtttataaagaaatttcTCCTCATCTCTTCTGTTTTCCCCTTTTCTGCTTTCCCTACCCCTCCCACACTCTTCTGAGATCATCACTTTTAACAGCTTGGTGTGTATCCTGccagacattttcttttttttttttagatgcacaTAGAAGCGTAAATATACACGTCGTGTGggtgtttgttttaaaaaatggaatatgttttCTTTACTTAACAGTATGTCGTGGAGAACATTCATGTGAGAAGCATTCTTTCTGTTTAATTTTGGGAGATTAAAGTGTTCCCCTCCCCCCAGatatgtgagaaaataatttttgctcttttatttcttggtttggtttctttccgataggattttgtttgtttttcacaaaAATGGTCGTTTGAGCTGTAAGGCAAAAGTGCAGCCTCCTAGGCTGAATGGTGCAAAGACTGGTGTTTTTTCCACGAGAAGCCCCCATCGCCCCAATGCCATAGGACTGACCCTGGCCAAACTGGAAAAGGTAGAAGGTAACCTGTTTCATGTCTACTTTTAACTTGTTTTCCTTACCCAAAGAAAGTCTTATAAAGTCAACATAGTGTTCACCATTGGCTGTTATTTAGACTAGTGCCAAGGGTGCTAACCCCTGAGAACCACTAGgcattgaagaaaataaaatgattgaCGAGAATGCTAGCATTAAAAGCACTTttagacacaagaaaaatatgagcccaagggacagaaagggccacataaaccagagactccatcagcctgagaccagatgaatgagatggtgcctggctaccaccaatgacttccctgacagggaactcaacagagagtccctgacagagcaggagaaaagtgaggtgcagaactcaaattctagtaaaaagaccagacttaatggtctgactgagactgaagggagaCATGAAGGAGACATGGCCCATGGACTCCCGgctagcccaaaactaaaaccattcctgaagccaactcttcagacaaagactggtctataaaacataaaatgattcttgtgaggagtgtgcttcctagctcaagtagatacatttagggcagctcctgtccggacgtgagatgagaaggcagaaagggccaggagctggttgaatggacatgggaaatctggggtggaaaggaggagtgtgctgtcccaaTATAGGAAGAGCAGctaggtcacataacaatatgtgtataagtctttatatgagaaactaacttgaactgtaaactttgacttaaagcacaataagaaaaaaaggacCAAACAAACAACACTTTGAAATACACTCTCATAGGGCACCCGCAGTTTGTCATGTCGTTCCATATATCAAAAGCAATTATATTATTCAAAAATAACTTGTAAGACTTTGTATCCATTAAATAGTAAATATAGAATGGTTAAAAATTAGTAAGAGTTCAAAAATTAATGCTCAGTGACAACTTGACATTTAAGAAGCCAACCGCACCCTGTGCCCAGGGGTCCTGCCCTCCACCTGGGGCAGAGCCCCTTTAAGCAGGTCACTGCTGTGCTGTGCAGGAAGTACTCTAGTGGAGATGTGTGCGCAGGCTCCTCTGTAGCAACCTGTCGGAAAGCATGCTTGTGTCTGGAGGAGCCAGAAAGGCTTTGTAGGAGAGCTGTGATTTGAGGGCCTTGTAGAGCAAGTGGGAATTTGACAGGGAAGAAGAGGATGGGTCTCCAGGCAGAAAAAGAATCACACATTGGTACCGGGTGTAAAGAGCCTGGTGCATATAAGAACGTTGTGAGTAAGCTTGGTGAGGCATAAGCAGATGGCAGCAGAAAGAGAATTTTTAGGTACAGTTACGTTCTTTCATTGTTTGCACTATTCATCATTGTTAATTGATATCcttaagataattttttttttcacgttATAGGTGGAGCTATCTACCTCTCTGGAATTGACATGATACATGGGACACCTGTTTTGGACATAAAGCCCTACATAGCTGACTATGACTCTCCACAGAGTTTGACTGAGCCCTTAGGAGACTTTAATTTACAAGGTAgcaaacataaaccaaaaactgaGTTTCAGTCTCGTGGCATGACTGATAACTGTGACCAGCAACAGCTCTCAGGGTACATTGAACCACAACCCTACAAGAGCACTAAGGAGAAACCTAAATGTCTCGAAGACAGAACCTCAGAAGAGAAACACATGGAATGTGATGACAGAGCAAAAATTCGACACTCTCCTAAGCATGAGGAGGAGATAGCAGCAGGTTTTGGTTTAGAATCAAGAAGTGGCCAGAATTCGACTGTGGCAGAAGAGCAGGTTGGCTCATGTCACCTGGAGAAGAGCTTTTCTGAGGAAGGCACAGATAAGAGGTCAAGGAGGGGGCAAAAGGCAGTGATCCTACAGGGAAACAGTGTGGAGACACAGCCTGGGCCCCTTCACTACCCTTCCAGGGCTGCTGATGAAGCCCCCTACAGTATGGTTCCTGCCTGGGTAAGAGAGGCGCCTGTGACCACGTTAGAAGTTCGATTCACCCCTCACGCCGAGATGGACCTCAGGCATCTCAGCTCAGGTGAGCCAGGTGCCTTCAGTTTTTTTATTTCTGAATGACGGGTGAGCTTTTACTATGAGGTGGAACCAAGCTTGGTATACCTGAAGGCAGTTACATGGAGTATTTGTCAGTATGACTGCTGAAAAGAAACACGGAAGTATAAAACAATACTGGGCAACACCATCATCTGATGTGTTTCATTCAACAGCTGTTCATTCAGCACAGCTCATTCCAGGCACTCAGTAGAGTGTTTGCTGAGAACGGCTGCTGCACGTTTGAGGCTacgtggctggagcagagtggaAGAAGCTGAGGTCAGAGTGGCTACAGGGAAGGGTTTTATAGGCTATTGTGAGGACTTGCGTTTTTATCTTGAGAGAACTGGAAAGCAGAAAACTTGATGTTAATATTCCTAGAGAGCAGGGGCCACCACGGGGGTCAGATCCCTGCCCAGAGTGGGCCACAGGTGATTTCTGGTAATGACTAAATAGATTTCCAAACTCTGTTTGTTTTAAGTGATTGTTCAAGGAACCAGCCAAATTCTGTATTGAAGTTAATGGTAATGAAATGTGACCTGCACAATTTTGAGAGTTAGATTGTGTTCTTCTCATTGCAGGTGTTGGTCAAACtgcatttaaatattttcaatCAGCAGGAGAAGCAAAGTGCGCCATCGAGGCCGTGCTGTCAGCGGATCCTCGGTCTGTGTATCGACGGAAGCTCTGCCAAGACCGTCTTTTCTATTTTACCGTAGACATAGCACATGTCACTTGCTGGTTTGGTGATGGCTTTGCAGAAGTTCTGAGGATCCAGCATGCCTCTGAGCCTGTTCAGATGAACGACCCTGCAGATTCCTTGGTGTCTCTGGGATCTTAACGATTCTCCATTACATCTTTGAGTTGACCTTTGGATGTGATATTTGGATTTTCTTTACAAGCAAATAATGTATCTTCTTTGCAGAAGGAAGTAACACTTTGTAGTCTCACTGAGTGATTTGGGTTGTGCAAACTGTTTATTGGAAAAACGTCTTTTAATAAACTTAACAGAAAATGTAGAGCAACTGCCTTTTGCGTTTTGGCCTGTTACTATAAAGAATTCAAAGATGATCCTGTCTCACTGAGTTCTGAAAGAAGCTgattgttcttgggacttggtaAGATTAGGCAAAGAGACCATTATAGCAGGAGATTTCAAGCTGAGGGGATCTGTTCAGTCATTGACATTGGTTTTCATGCCTGGAAAAGCCCTCTATTTTATTCTGAGTTGCAATGTCTTTAGAAATTAACAAATCAAAAGCAGACGGTTTTTATAAACACATTAAACCTGTGTTTCAGAGACTGACATATACGtatttatatgttatatataaaatatattttaataaatatatatatttaatcctGATCCTGAAAAAGAGACTCTTTGAATTTCTTTGAATGTCTTTGTATCAGAAAAGGATCTTCAAAGAAAGTAATTACTGGTTCACGTCTTACTCACTCTGTGACTATTGAGAACCTACtgtgggttaggttttggtgatAAAATGAGATGAACACGATACAGTTCTTGTTGCAAATCATGGGTAGGAGAGGAAGTAAGACTTAAGCAAATCATTGTAATACAGTTTGATAAATCAGCAATTAAGTCTGTTCAAGgttcctgtgtgtgtgtacatagtaG
This DNA window, taken from Loxodonta africana isolate mLoxAfr1 chromosome 9, mLoxAfr1.hap2, whole genome shotgun sequence, encodes the following:
- the TRMO gene encoding tRNA (adenine(37)-N6)-methyltransferase isoform X1, with the protein product MRGLEEGGPRPTATPCGCVKPALETGNLLTEPIGYLESCFSAKNGTPRQPSICSLSRACLKIRKSIFNNPEHSLMGLDQFSHVWILFVFHKNGRLSCKAKVQPPRLNGAKTGVFSTRSPHRPNAIGLTLAKLEKVEGGAIYLSGIDMIHGTPVLDIKPYIADYDSPQSLTEPLGDFNLQGSKHKPKTEFQSRGMTDNCDQQQLSGYIEPQPYKSTKEKPKCLEDRTSEEKHMECDDRAKIRHSPKHEEEIAAGFGLESRSGQNSTVAEEQVGSCHLEKSFSEEGTDKRSRRGQKAVILQGNSVETQPGPLHYPSRAADEAPYSMVPAWVREAPVTTLEVRFTPHAEMDLRHLSSGVGQTAFKYFQSAGEAKCAIEAVLSADPRSVYRRKLCQDRLFYFTVDIAHVTCWFGDGFAEVLRIQHASEPVQMNDPADSLVSLGS
- the TRMO gene encoding tRNA (adenine(37)-N6)-methyltransferase isoform X2; translation: MANGSGRLDESARQQEIGDHARLGGGRASAHSDPVRVCQAGSGDRILFVFHKNGRLSCKAKVQPPRLNGAKTGVFSTRSPHRPNAIGLTLAKLEKVEGGAIYLSGIDMIHGTPVLDIKPYIADYDSPQSLTEPLGDFNLQGSKHKPKTEFQSRGMTDNCDQQQLSGYIEPQPYKSTKEKPKCLEDRTSEEKHMECDDRAKIRHSPKHEEEIAAGFGLESRSGQNSTVAEEQVGSCHLEKSFSEEGTDKRSRRGQKAVILQGNSVETQPGPLHYPSRAADEAPYSMVPAWVREAPVTTLEVRFTPHAEMDLRHLSSGVGQTAFKYFQSAGEAKCAIEAVLSADPRSVYRRKLCQDRLFYFTVDIAHVTCWFGDGFAEVLRIQHASEPVQMNDPADSLVSLGS
- the TRMO gene encoding tRNA (adenine(37)-N6)-methyltransferase isoform X3 → MRGLEEGGPRPTATPCGCVKPALETGNLLTEPIGYLESCFSAKNGTPRQPSICSLSRACLKIRKSIFNNPEHSLMGLDQFSHVWILFVFHKNGRLSCKAKVQPPRLNGAKTGVFSTRSPHRPNAIGLTLAKLEKVEGGAIYLSGIDMIHGTPVLDIKPYIADYDSPQSLTEPLGDFNLQGSKHKPKTEFQSRGMTDNCDQQQLSGYIEPQPYKSTKEKPKCLEDRTSEEKHMECDDRAKIRHSPKHEEEIAAGFGLESRSGQNSTVAEEQVGSCHLEKSFSEEGTDKRSRRGQKAVILQGNSVETQPGPLHYPSRAADEAPYSMVPAWVREAPVTTLEVRFTPHAEMDLRHLSSAVHSAQLIPGTQ
- the TRMO gene encoding tRNA (adenine(37)-N6)-methyltransferase isoform X5, coding for MIHGTPVLDIKPYIADYDSPQSLTEPLGDFNLQGSKHKPKTEFQSRGMTDNCDQQQLSGYIEPQPYKSTKEKPKCLEDRTSEEKHMECDDRAKIRHSPKHEEEIAAGFGLESRSGQNSTVAEEQVGSCHLEKSFSEEGTDKRSRRGQKAVILQGNSVETQPGPLHYPSRAADEAPYSMVPAWVREAPVTTLEVRFTPHAEMDLRHLSSGVGQTAFKYFQSAGEAKCAIEAVLSADPRSVYRRKLCQDRLFYFTVDIAHVTCWFGDGFAEVLRIQHASEPVQMNDPADSLVSLGS
- the TRMO gene encoding tRNA (adenine(37)-N6)-methyltransferase isoform X4 gives rise to the protein MRGLEEGGPRPTATPCGCVKPALETGGAIYLSGIDMIHGTPVLDIKPYIADYDSPQSLTEPLGDFNLQGSKHKPKTEFQSRGMTDNCDQQQLSGYIEPQPYKSTKEKPKCLEDRTSEEKHMECDDRAKIRHSPKHEEEIAAGFGLESRSGQNSTVAEEQVGSCHLEKSFSEEGTDKRSRRGQKAVILQGNSVETQPGPLHYPSRAADEAPYSMVPAWVREAPVTTLEVRFTPHAEMDLRHLSSGVGQTAFKYFQSAGEAKCAIEAVLSADPRSVYRRKLCQDRLFYFTVDIAHVTCWFGDGFAEVLRIQHASEPVQMNDPADSLVSLGS